In Gemmatimonas aurantiaca, the genomic stretch CGACGATCGCGACGCCGTGTACTCCGTGCACCTCTCGGTGCAACTGGCTTCCGCGCCCGCATCCTCCTCCGACTACGCTCTCCATGCGCTGTCTCATCGTTGAGGACGAGCCGCTCGCGGCCGATCGACTCACGGACTACATCCAGCGTCTGCCATTCCTTCGGCTCGTCGGCAGCTTCGACAACGCCGACGACGCGCTGTCCTGGCTGCTGAGCAATCCGGTCGACCTGCTGTTCCTCGACATCAGCCTGGGCGGGATGTCGGGCATCGAATTGCTGGAAACGCTGATGGTGAACAGTCAGGTCGTCCTCACCACGGCCCACCCCGAGTTTGCGCTCAAGGGATACGAACTCAAGGTCACCGACTATCTGCTCAAACCGTTCACGTTCCAGCGTTTTGTTCAGGCGGTGGAGCGGGCGCAGTCGCTGATGCCGGCCGTCACATCCCCTCAACGCCCTGCGCTGCACGCCTCGGCGGCCCGTGGGTTCATCTTCGTGCGCACCGAGTTCCGGCTCGAACGGGTACGACTGGCCGATGTGCTCTACATCGAAGGCGACGGGGACTATCGGCAGATTCACACCACGCAGAAACGTCTCACGACGTCCGAAACACTGGCCGATCTGGAGACGCGTCTGCCCGCCGATCGCATCTGCCGTGTGCACAAATCGTTCATGGTGGCACTCGACAAGATCGACACCATCGAACGCGATCGCATCAGCATCCGCAACAGACTGATCCCCGTGTCGGCCACGTATCGCGATCGTTTCTACGCGCTCATCGGACACGGCACGCCGCCATACGGCACGCCGCCATACGGTGCTCCACGATGACGGTCACGCCCCGTGGCACGCATGTCCCGGGCCTCTCCAATGTCCTGTCCGCGGCAATAGTGGGAATCGGTTCTCTTCGTGAGAATCCACTGCGCACCATGCTCTCCACGCTGGGTGTCATCATCGGCGTCGGCGCGCTGGTGTCCGTCTTGTCGTTGAGTGACGCCATGCAGCGGTTCGTCCGCGGTGAAGTGTCCCGCACCACAGATCTGCAGAATGTCGCCATTCAGGCGCAGACCCAGGTGATGGTGCAGGGCGTCGCCACGCCCGTGCGCAACTACCCGGTGTTCACGTTGCGTGATCTCGACGACATCCAGAGCGGGATCACGCCATTGACCGGGGCCGGGATGATGCTTGCCGGATCGGCACGTGTGACCTATCCCCGTACCGGCAATCAACGCCAGGTGAACATCACGGCATCCACGGCCGGCGTCGAAAAGATCTCGTCACCCAGACTGCTCTCCGGTCGATTCTTCACGGGCACGGAAGCCTCACGCAATGCGCCGGTCATCGTGCTCTCGTACCTGCTGGCCGAGGAACTCGCGGCGGAGCGCGGCGTGCATTCCATGCTGGGCGCGTTCGTGCGGGTACACGGCATCCCCATGGAAGTCATCGGCATCCTGGCCCTGAACAAAGGCGAACGCGGTTACGCGGCCACCGTGCCCTTCGCGGCGGCAGCCACGCTGCTGAGTGGCACGACGTCACTGCGTACCCCCACGTTGCTGCTCAAGGCGACCTCCGTGGAAGACGTGCAACGGGTGAAGCGCGATGTGGAAGACTGGCTGGCCACACGCTATCGCGGCTGGGAGACGTCGGTCCGGATATCGACGCGGGAAGGCATGCTGGATCAGGCCACCCAGGGGCTCGCGATCATGAAAGTGTTTCTTGGCGTGCTCGCCGGAATCTCCCTGCTGGTGGGCGGCATCGGCATCATGAACATCATGCTGGCCAGTGTGACCGAGCGAACGCGGGAGATCGGCATCAGCAAAGCCATCGGCGCCCGGTCGCGCGACATCCAGTGGCAGTTCCTCACCGAGGCCGTGGCGGTGTCCTGTTTCGGCAGCACGGCGGGCGTGCTGCTGGGGGCGGTGATCAGCGCCGGCACGCTCGTGGGCATCCGGCGATGGTTCGGGGCCGAGCACATGACCTTCATACTGACCCCGGGTACGGTGCTGGTGGCCGCCGCCGCCGCGGTGACCATCGGGGTGGTCTTCGGGACCTATCCCGCACGCCGTGCCGGACGTCTGAGCCCCATCGACGCCATTCGTCACGAATAGTCGCGGGGCGGTCCCACGGCCCCCATGTCGGGCGACGGGACCCGCGCGCCCCGCCTTGGTACCTCCCCGCCGTCCCTCCAGATTGCGGCATATGAGCAAGTCGCACACGGATACGAAGGATACGGCGGGCGCCCGGCCCATGCGGCGCTGGGTCGTGAAGGCGGGCAGCAACATGGTCTGCAGCGGTGGTCCGCTGTTGCTGCGGGCCTGGATGCAGCAGGTCGCGCACCTGCGGCGGGAACACGGCATCGAAGTGATCTGGGTGACGTCCGGGGCCATCGCCTCGGCCGCCGATCGGGTCCCGTCGGCCAGAAAGAAGAACCGCACGCTGTCGGAGAAACAGGCGCTCAGTGCCATCGGGCAGCCGATGGTCATGGATCTCTACAACCTCGCGCTCAATGCCACGGGCCTGATGGGCGCGCAGATCCTGCTCACCTACGACGACATCGCCGACGACCAACGCCGGCGCAATTTCCAGAATACCGTCGAGCAGTTGCTGACGTGGGGCATCACCCCCGTTCTCAACGAGAACGACGCCGTCGCCACCGAAGAGATCAAGTTCGGCGACAACGACAGCCTGTCGGCCCGCGTGGCGTGGGTGACCAGAGCCGAGCGACTGCTCATTCTCACCGACGTGGCCGGTCTGTACGACAGCGACCCGCGCAAGAACCCGCAGGCGGCGCGGGTGCCCCGTCTCGAGCAGGTCACGACCGCACTGATCGACAGCACCGACAAGGGTGGCGGCTCCTCACGCGGCACGGGCGGCATGTATTCCAAGCTGAGCGCCGCGCAGCTCGCCGCCGATCACGGCGTGGAGACGTGGCTCGTGCAGGGGGATGTCCCGGCGGTCCTGCTGCAGGTTGCCAGCGATGCCGACATCGGCACACGGATCGCCGCCAGACGCCGGCGGGGAGAGAAGTGACCATGGCCATGACCATGACGACACCGGACGCGATGCACGACCGGCTCGTCGCCCTTCGCGGCGCGGCGCGGCGGTTGCGGGCCACCGATGCGGCTACCCGCAACGATGTCCTTCTGCGCGCCGCCGACCTGCTGGATGCACGCGTGGACCCCATTCTCGCGGCCAACCAGCTGGATCTCGATGCCCTGCCCGCTTCGGCGGATACGGCGTTTCGCGACCGGCTCCTGCTCACACCGGCCCGCATCGCGCACATGGCCACGAGCCTCCGGCAGGTGGCGGCGCTCCCCGATCCGGTGGGGGAAGTGGTCGACCAGCATACACTCGCCAACGGACTTCGGGTGCGCCGTGTGCGCTCGCCGCTGGGCGTGATTCTCATGATCTTCGAGTCGCGCCCCAACGTGGCCGTCGAAGCGTTCTCGCTGGGCTTCAAAGCCGGCAACACGATGATCTTGCGGGGCGGCAAGGAATCCGCCCGCACCACGGCCGTCCTCTACGACCTGCTCGGCGAAGCACTCGCGGCGGCCGGCGTGGGCGCGGCCTGTCTGTGGGGCATTGCCGATCCCGATCGGCGCATCGTGGAGTACCTGCTCGCCCAGAAACACTTCATCGACGTGGTGGTGCCCCGGGGCGGTGATGCGCTCATCGACTACGTCTCACGCACCTCGAGCATTCCGGTCATCAAGAACGATCGTGGCCTGTGTCACGTATACGTGCACGAGGACGCCGATCTCGACATGGCCGCGGCCATCGTGCTGAACGCCAAGACGCAGCGTCCGGGCGTGTGCAATGCCATGGAGACGCTGCTGGTGCATGAACGCGTCGCGGCTACGCTGCTGCCCATGCTGCAACAGCGCATGCCGCAGGTGCGTTGGCTGGGATGTGCCCGTTCGCTCGCCCTGCTGACTGCATCACCCGACCAGGTGGCGGCAGCGAATGACGAGAGCTGGGATACGGAGCATCTGAGCCTCGTGCTCAACTGCCGTGTGGTGGATTCGCTCGACGAGGCACTGGCGCACATCGAGGCGCACGGTTCCCGGCACTCCGAGTCCATCGTCACCGCATCGGCGGAAACCGCGCAGCGTTTTCAGCAGGACATCGACGCGGCCGCGGTCTACTGGAATGCGTCCACGCGGTTCACCGACGGGTTCGAGCTGGGCCTGGGCGGAGAGTTGGGAATCAGCACGCAGAAGTTGCATGTTCGTGGTCCGGTCGGACTGCGCGAGCTCACCAGCGTTCGCTGGCTCATGGATGGAACCGGACAGATACGGAGTTGAGGCGATGAAGATCGGGATCGTGGGCATGGGCAAGATGGGTGAGGCCGTGGCGCAGGGACTTGCCCGCTACGGCGTCGAAGCCACGTTGCGTGGGTCGACGCGCACCGAAGAGAGCGCGGCGGAAGTGCGTGAACGGGTCGGGATCCCATGCGGCACCGACAACGCCGACGCCGCACGGAACGCCGAGATCGTGTTGCTCTGCGTGAAGCCGCAT encodes the following:
- a CDS encoding LytTR family DNA-binding domain-containing protein; translated protein: MRCLIVEDEPLAADRLTDYIQRLPFLRLVGSFDNADDALSWLLSNPVDLLFLDISLGGMSGIELLETLMVNSQVVLTTAHPEFALKGYELKVTDYLLKPFTFQRFVQAVERAQSLMPAVTSPQRPALHASAARGFIFVRTEFRLERVRLADVLYIEGDGDYRQIHTTQKRLTTSETLADLETRLPADRICRVHKSFMVALDKIDTIERDRISIRNRLIPVSATYRDRFYALIGHGTPPYGTPPYGAPR
- a CDS encoding ABC transporter permease, which encodes MTVTPRGTHVPGLSNVLSAAIVGIGSLRENPLRTMLSTLGVIIGVGALVSVLSLSDAMQRFVRGEVSRTTDLQNVAIQAQTQVMVQGVATPVRNYPVFTLRDLDDIQSGITPLTGAGMMLAGSARVTYPRTGNQRQVNITASTAGVEKISSPRLLSGRFFTGTEASRNAPVIVLSYLLAEELAAERGVHSMLGAFVRVHGIPMEVIGILALNKGERGYAATVPFAAAATLLSGTTSLRTPTLLLKATSVEDVQRVKRDVEDWLATRYRGWETSVRISTREGMLDQATQGLAIMKVFLGVLAGISLLVGGIGIMNIMLASVTERTREIGISKAIGARSRDIQWQFLTEAVAVSCFGSTAGVLLGAVISAGTLVGIRRWFGAEHMTFILTPGTVLVAAAAAVTIGVVFGTYPARRAGRLSPIDAIRHE
- the proB gene encoding glutamate 5-kinase; this encodes MSKSHTDTKDTAGARPMRRWVVKAGSNMVCSGGPLLLRAWMQQVAHLRREHGIEVIWVTSGAIASAADRVPSARKKNRTLSEKQALSAIGQPMVMDLYNLALNATGLMGAQILLTYDDIADDQRRRNFQNTVEQLLTWGITPVLNENDAVATEEIKFGDNDSLSARVAWVTRAERLLILTDVAGLYDSDPRKNPQAARVPRLEQVTTALIDSTDKGGGSSRGTGGMYSKLSAAQLAADHGVETWLVQGDVPAVLLQVASDADIGTRIAARRRRGEK
- a CDS encoding glutamate-5-semialdehyde dehydrogenase, which encodes MAMTMTTPDAMHDRLVALRGAARRLRATDAATRNDVLLRAADLLDARVDPILAANQLDLDALPASADTAFRDRLLLTPARIAHMATSLRQVAALPDPVGEVVDQHTLANGLRVRRVRSPLGVILMIFESRPNVAVEAFSLGFKAGNTMILRGGKESARTTAVLYDLLGEALAAAGVGAACLWGIADPDRRIVEYLLAQKHFIDVVVPRGGDALIDYVSRTSSIPVIKNDRGLCHVYVHEDADLDMAAAIVLNAKTQRPGVCNAMETLLVHERVAATLLPMLQQRMPQVRWLGCARSLALLTASPDQVAAANDESWDTEHLSLVLNCRVVDSLDEALAHIEAHGSRHSESIVTASAETAQRFQQDIDAAAVYWNASTRFTDGFELGLGGELGISTQKLHVRGPVGLRELTSVRWLMDGTGQIRS